In Thunnus thynnus chromosome 11, fThuThy2.1, whole genome shotgun sequence, the following proteins share a genomic window:
- the si:dkey-219c10.4 gene encoding high affinity cGMP-specific 3',5'-cyclic phosphodiesterase 9A isoform X2 has product MATKIIYFTVNGRPEQAEFPLDCPAQDVKDLFRSAAEAGPHDILKLYNPKGNIINISPHLEPNSPNSCYKLEVVAADCNSVDLAGALGFDLSSMEKRLQGLEKKILIEAGETPAVVYEMKKQVDSFREKLESVEHLSWLGLFKDLSEGTHKPSPFYHKRTLRKTREECEHVREKFLQMSSLEVSEEVRQYLKTPTFDNWQWEDAEIMVLLQVMYTDLDFIAIYNIEPEVLQQFLFEVYRRYNNIPFHNFKHCFCVTQMMYGLIWLTDLRSKMDNIDLLIMLTSAVCHDLDHTGYNNAYQINARTELALRYNDISPLENHHCAVAFEILEETESNIFRNLSMDQYKRIREGIIKCILATDMTRHNEILNKFKSILPAFDFTNKDHRDVLMMILIKVSDISNEARPMEVAEPWLDCLLQEFYNQSDVEKLEGLPVTPFMDRDKITKPSSQTGFIRFVLLPLFIELANLFPCLEQHIIDPVRKALDYYTEMEKALDKEKQNRAQSENAAKSKETSAGTQSTADSQTDAGDEASKPDAQ; this is encoded by the exons ATGGCAACAAAAATCATCTACTTCACAGTGAACGGGAGACCGGAGCAGGCTGAGTTCCCGCTGGATTGTCCTGCCCAAGATGTCAAAG atcttTTCCGCTCTGCAGCCGAGGCGGGACCTCATGACATCCTGAAGCTGTACAACCCCAAAGgcaacatcatcaacatctcCCCACATCTGGAGCCCAACAGCCCGAACTCCTGCTACAAGCTGGAGGTGGTGGCCGCCGACTGCAACA GTGTCGACCTTGCTGGTGCGCTAGGATTTGACCTCTCATCCATGGAGAAAAG ACTGCAGGGTCTGGAGAAGAAGATCCTGATTGAAGCTGGTGAGACTCCTGCAGTCGTGTATGAGATGAAGAAACAGGTGGATTCATTCCGGGAGAAACTAGAG AGTGTGGAGCATCTGAGCTGGCTTGGATTGTTCAAGGACTTGTCAGAGGGAACACATAAGCCCTCTCCGTTCTACCACAAGAGAACCTTGCGTAAGACCAGAGAGGAGTGTGAGCACGTACGAGAAAAGTTCCTTCAAATGAG CTCTCTGGAAGTATCAGAAGAAGTGAGGCAGTACTTAAAGACTCCAACCTTTGATAACTG gcagtGGGAGGACGCAGAGATAATGGTGCTCCTGCAGGTCATGTACACAGATTTAGATTTCATAGCGATCTACAACATTGAGCCTGAAGTATTGCAGCAGTTCTTGTTTGAAGTCTACCGAAGATACAACAACATCCCTTTTCATAACTTCAAGCACTGCTTCTGTGTTACCCAgatg ATGTACGGTTTGATCTGGCTGACTGACCTCAGGAGTAAGATGGACAACATCGACCTGCTGATCATGCTGACCTCTGCAGTGTGCCACGACCTCGACCACACAGGATACAACAATGCCTACCAG ATAAACGCTCGGACTGAACTCGCTCTTCGCTACAACGACATCTCTCCGCTGGAGAACCATCACTGTGCTGTAGCTTTTGAGATCCTGGAGGAG aCAGAGAGCAACATCTTCAGAAACTTGTCCATGGATCAGTACAAACGGATAAGAGAAGGGATCATCAA ATGTATTCTGGCCACTGACATGACGAGACACAACGAGATCCTCAACAAGTTCAAGTCCATCCTGCCTGCGTTTGACTTCACCAACAAGGACCACAGAGATGTG CTAATGATGATTCTGATCAAAGTGAGCGACATATCCAACGAGGCGCGGCCCATGGAAGTGGCTGAACCCTGGCTGGACTGTCTTCTGCAGGAATTCTACAACCAG AGTGACGTGGAGAAGTTAGAGGGTCTTCCAGTGACCCCCTTCATGGATCGGGATAAGATAACCAAGCCTTCATCTCAAACAGGCTTCATCAGATTTGTGCTTTTGCCTCTCTTCATCGAGCTGGCCAACCTCTTCCCCTGCCTGGag CAACACATTATCGACCCGGTGCGGAAGGCCCTCGACTACTacacagagatggagaaagcGCTGGACAAGGAGAAACAGAACCGGGCTCAGAGCGAGAACGCAGCCAAGAGCAAAGAGACGTCTGCGGGCACGCAGAGCACAGCGGACAGCCAGACGGACGCCGGGGATGAAGCCTCGAAACCGGATGCACAGTGA
- the si:dkey-219c10.4 gene encoding high affinity cGMP-specific 3',5'-cyclic phosphodiesterase 9A isoform X1, with amino-acid sequence MATKIIYFTVNGRPEQAEFPLDCPAQDVKDLFRSAAEAGPHDILKLYNPKGNIINISPHLEPNSPNSCYKLEVVAADCNSEPLGVDLAGALGFDLSSMEKRLQGLEKKILIEAGETPAVVYEMKKQVDSFREKLESVEHLSWLGLFKDLSEGTHKPSPFYHKRTLRKTREECEHVREKFLQMSSLEVSEEVRQYLKTPTFDNWQWEDAEIMVLLQVMYTDLDFIAIYNIEPEVLQQFLFEVYRRYNNIPFHNFKHCFCVTQMMYGLIWLTDLRSKMDNIDLLIMLTSAVCHDLDHTGYNNAYQINARTELALRYNDISPLENHHCAVAFEILEETESNIFRNLSMDQYKRIREGIIKCILATDMTRHNEILNKFKSILPAFDFTNKDHRDVLMMILIKVSDISNEARPMEVAEPWLDCLLQEFYNQSDVEKLEGLPVTPFMDRDKITKPSSQTGFIRFVLLPLFIELANLFPCLEQHIIDPVRKALDYYTEMEKALDKEKQNRAQSENAAKSKETSAGTQSTADSQTDAGDEASKPDAQ; translated from the exons ATGGCAACAAAAATCATCTACTTCACAGTGAACGGGAGACCGGAGCAGGCTGAGTTCCCGCTGGATTGTCCTGCCCAAGATGTCAAAG atcttTTCCGCTCTGCAGCCGAGGCGGGACCTCATGACATCCTGAAGCTGTACAACCCCAAAGgcaacatcatcaacatctcCCCACATCTGGAGCCCAACAGCCCGAACTCCTGCTACAAGCTGGAGGTGGTGGCCGCCGACTGCAACAGTGAGCCGTTAG GTGTCGACCTTGCTGGTGCGCTAGGATTTGACCTCTCATCCATGGAGAAAAG ACTGCAGGGTCTGGAGAAGAAGATCCTGATTGAAGCTGGTGAGACTCCTGCAGTCGTGTATGAGATGAAGAAACAGGTGGATTCATTCCGGGAGAAACTAGAG AGTGTGGAGCATCTGAGCTGGCTTGGATTGTTCAAGGACTTGTCAGAGGGAACACATAAGCCCTCTCCGTTCTACCACAAGAGAACCTTGCGTAAGACCAGAGAGGAGTGTGAGCACGTACGAGAAAAGTTCCTTCAAATGAG CTCTCTGGAAGTATCAGAAGAAGTGAGGCAGTACTTAAAGACTCCAACCTTTGATAACTG gcagtGGGAGGACGCAGAGATAATGGTGCTCCTGCAGGTCATGTACACAGATTTAGATTTCATAGCGATCTACAACATTGAGCCTGAAGTATTGCAGCAGTTCTTGTTTGAAGTCTACCGAAGATACAACAACATCCCTTTTCATAACTTCAAGCACTGCTTCTGTGTTACCCAgatg ATGTACGGTTTGATCTGGCTGACTGACCTCAGGAGTAAGATGGACAACATCGACCTGCTGATCATGCTGACCTCTGCAGTGTGCCACGACCTCGACCACACAGGATACAACAATGCCTACCAG ATAAACGCTCGGACTGAACTCGCTCTTCGCTACAACGACATCTCTCCGCTGGAGAACCATCACTGTGCTGTAGCTTTTGAGATCCTGGAGGAG aCAGAGAGCAACATCTTCAGAAACTTGTCCATGGATCAGTACAAACGGATAAGAGAAGGGATCATCAA ATGTATTCTGGCCACTGACATGACGAGACACAACGAGATCCTCAACAAGTTCAAGTCCATCCTGCCTGCGTTTGACTTCACCAACAAGGACCACAGAGATGTG CTAATGATGATTCTGATCAAAGTGAGCGACATATCCAACGAGGCGCGGCCCATGGAAGTGGCTGAACCCTGGCTGGACTGTCTTCTGCAGGAATTCTACAACCAG AGTGACGTGGAGAAGTTAGAGGGTCTTCCAGTGACCCCCTTCATGGATCGGGATAAGATAACCAAGCCTTCATCTCAAACAGGCTTCATCAGATTTGTGCTTTTGCCTCTCTTCATCGAGCTGGCCAACCTCTTCCCCTGCCTGGag CAACACATTATCGACCCGGTGCGGAAGGCCCTCGACTACTacacagagatggagaaagcGCTGGACAAGGAGAAACAGAACCGGGCTCAGAGCGAGAACGCAGCCAAGAGCAAAGAGACGTCTGCGGGCACGCAGAGCACAGCGGACAGCCAGACGGACGCCGGGGATGAAGCCTCGAAACCGGATGCACAGTGA
- the nifk gene encoding MKI67 FHA domain-interacting nucleolar phosphoprotein: MTESSAESASKPAKELLALNPKQESEFKKKVQEAKKNKSSKGIRLSPGVIYVGHLPLGLFEPQLKTYFEQFGKVLRLRLSRSKKTGGSKGYAFVEFDCDEVAKIVAETMNNYLMGERLIKCHVIPPEKVHEKLFVGSEREFKKPSHPAVARYNKKRTTEQIAKMTEKLLRKESKLRKRLAANGIEYDFPGFAAQVPLKKKSDAMNASTCSDDATPVCTPSLLERRKSMVVNEDDEDDEIVIKMPAVEKDEEGSSEEEDSDNEEEEDDDDDSESEEPSEGDKAATEDAEAQ; encoded by the exons ATGACTGAAAGTTCAGCAGAGTCGGCGTCTAAGCCGGCTAAAGAGCTGCTGGCGCTGAACCCCAAACAAGAGTCAGAGTTCAAGAAGAAGGTTCAGGAGGCGAAGAAGAACAAATCCAGCAAG ggGATCCGTTTGTCTCCTGGAGTGATTTATGTCGGCCATTTGCCTCTCGGGCTGTTTGAGCCGCAGCTCAAAACTTACTTCGAACAGTTTGGGAAAGTCCTGAGGCTGCGGCTGTCCAGGAGTAAAAAG ACAGGTGGAAGCAAAGGTTATGCATTTGTAGAGTTTGACTGTGATGAAGTAGCCAAGATCGTAGCGGAGACCATGAACAATTACCTGATGGGAGAGAGACTCATCAAAT GTCATGTGATCCCACCAGAGAAAGTACACGAGAAGCTGTTCGTCGGCTCCGAGAGGGAATTCAAAAAACCCTCGCATCCCGCCGTCGCACGCTACAACAAGAAACGCACGACAGAGCAGATCGCCAAGATGACGGAAAAACTCCTGCGCAAAGAATCGAAGCTCCGCAAGAGGCTCGCTGCGAACGGCATCGAATACGACTTCCCGGGATTT gctgCTCAGGTGCCTCTGAAGAAAAAATCTGACGCCATGAACGCCTCAACGTGTAGCGAT GACGCCACACCCGTCTGCACCCCGTCTCTGCTGGAGAGGAGGAAGTCTATGGTCGTCAACGAGGACGACGAGGACGACGAGATCGTCATTAAGATGCCGGCTGTAGAGAAAGACGAAGAGGGTTCGTCAGAGGAGGAAGACAGCGACAacgaagaagaggaggatgatgatgatgactcgGAGAGCGAGGAGCCTTCTGAAGGAGACAAGGCTGCCACAGAGGACGCGGAGGCGCAGTGA